In the genome of Arthrobacter alpinus, the window ACTCACCCTCGGCCTGGAACCGGAGGAGATTTCCGGCCTGGCCCAGGACCAGGAGGCGGTCTTGCGCGGGGTTGATGAAGGGGTCATTGGAATCTCCGAAAGGGGCACCATCACGGTTTTCAACGAGGGCGCACGGCGGCTGCTGACCCCCGGCTCCGAGCGCGAATACAGCGGCCTCACCTTGGCGGAAAGCGGCTTGCCGGATTTTCTTGGCACAGCCACGGGAAACTACGGACCGCAAGAACACGTAGTGGATGAGCGTGTTGTGATTGTGACGGCCAGGCCGGTTCGGCTCAAGGATCGCAGCACCACCCCGGACCTCCGGCTGGGGCGCGTCATTATGGTCCGCGACCGGACCGAGGTCCAGGCTCTGACCCGCCAGCTCGACGCCGTCAACGCCCTCGGCACCGCCCTGCGAGCGCAGCGGCACGAATTCGCCAATCGCCTCCACACTATCTCCGGTTTGCTGGCTCTGGACCGAACGGCCGAGGCGCGCGACTACCTGGGCGAGATCTTGGACAGCGGCCCATTGAACTACCCTGCCGAAGACCTGGGCCTGCTCAACGACCCGTATCTGGAGGCGTTCATTGGGGCAAAAAGCATCGAGGCCCACGAACGTGGCGTTGAATTGCGCATTGGCCCGGGCACGTCCATTCGCGGCCACATCACGGATCCTCAGGACGTGACAGCCGTATTGGGCAATCTGCTGGACAACGCCATTACCGCCGCCGTAGCCGGCGCCTCTCCGAACAAGTGGGTTGAGGTGGAGGTCTTGGACGAGTATACGGAGTCCGGCGGCACGCTTCACGTGGTGGTGGCCGATTCCGGCGACGGATTGCGCGGCGAAGATGCCCGCATCTTTGCTCCAGGCTTTTCAACCGCCAGCCCGTCAACGCTTGATCC includes:
- a CDS encoding sensor histidine kinase, which codes for MTQARAAVRLRFSTRVLLLQLAVVCTVVLMTAGTFAALTYQWLGDQAEERALAVARTVASSEDVRRETAVLAATPSALLTPETLAGGPLEDYATSAQDRTDALFVVVTDDAGLRLAHPNPALLGQKVSTDPSVALAGGEETSQENGTLGRSARAKVPVFAPGSTTDVVGEVSVGFDSDDIVAGMLRNIVPVALVTAASLALAAVASTMMGARLRRLTLGLEPEEISGLAQDQEAVLRGVDEGVIGISERGTITVFNEGARRLLTPGSEREYSGLTLAESGLPDFLGTATGNYGPQEHVVDERVVIVTARPVRLKDRSTTPDLRLGRVIMVRDRTEVQALTRQLDAVNALGTALRAQRHEFANRLHTISGLLALDRTAEARDYLGEILDSGPLNYPAEDLGLLNDPYLEAFIGAKSIEAHERGVELRIGPGTSIRGHITDPQDVTAVLGNLLDNAITAAVAGASPNKWVEVEVLDEYTESGGTLHVVVADSGDGLRGEDARIFAPGFSTASPSTLDPMSGHGVGLALVRHLARRRGGDVWVAESGSPQSHGAVFCARLPGVIALESRFKEQP